Proteins encoded together in one Impatiens glandulifera chromosome 1, dImpGla2.1, whole genome shotgun sequence window:
- the LOC124916266 gene encoding uncharacterized protein LOC124916266: MEEPPSSNRGSILTKYLPKSNPRYHRLNGSNRRRNNLQLAVLGGGGPRKRRINRFWRIKILKKPKLKLRFFSPKKLLIKLRDAYVNFMLRLSNSSALGGSAFGGGMVDVGVAGFGRRPMKEYDEKMIVEMYKSILIRQSQLMPYGSTKISSQI; encoded by the coding sequence ATGGAAGAACCACCATCTTCAAACAGAGGATCAATCCTAACCAAATACTTACCCAAATCAAACCCACGTTACCACCGACTAAACGGATCCAATCGTCGCCGAAACAATCTACAATTAGCAGTCTTAGGCGGCGGCGGTCCAAGAAAGCGAAGAATCAACAGGTTTTGGAGAATCAAGATCTTAAAGAAACCCAAATTGAAACTTCGATTCTTCTCACCGAAGAAACTTCTAATCAAATTGAGAGACGCATACGTCAATTTCATGCTTCGTCTTTCTAATTCATCGGCTCTCGGCGGCAGCGCTTTCGGAGGAGGGATGGTGGATGTGGGTGTTGCGGGATTTGGAAGAAGGCCGATGAAGGAATATGATGAGAAGATGATTGTTGAGATGTATAAATCTATATTGATTAGACAAAGTCAATTGATGCCTTATGGTTCAACTAAGATCTCATCTCAGATATGA
- the LOC124916287 gene encoding uncharacterized protein LOC124916287: MKENPQSTLVYFNSKPPLSVSINSIHRNLQASNSTPLSKPDISTMKDQSIILKEDVSVDDYSDLLTVAPFCWWRSAAKFEEYLKWKEEEAKSPSLNPFKLDPELTFMREMERLALLSPEGLDELRQKLYAYRAGDFWVPAGGVKREDMDIPPVNTILLVGFHNSGKSSLVNLMYSVLGRTGVIPFAQTLSGNGSRQMAPTLEEHNVLRSMRSGFCVYDSAGFDYDEVNEFTGEMWDWMIDGVYHREPLKKLEDESHNRHHPWKKMESDFNISLTSSTPKFAKRRVTFVMVVANLFEINKAIKSGDRQPLEAVRQIFCSPAIRKCNENPLLILTHGDEVGCEDRINARLKICDYLEISEATGVYDIVCLTEYGFLPDESDLITAYSVTEAIYRSLMVADRGHLPKRKIKDKMILVLAWFMGLLGAFFGLLARSFSALSSRY, translated from the exons ATGAAAGAGAATCCACAATCAACCCTTGTCTACTTCAATTCAAAACCCCCCCTCAGTGTTTCAATCAACTCCATTCATCGTAACCTTCAAGCTTCTAATTCCACTCCATTATCGAAACCCGACATATCAACCATGAAAGATCAATCAATCATTCTCAAAGAAGACGTCTCCGTCGATGATTACAGCGACCTCTTAACCGTTGCCCCTTTCTGCTGGTGGCGATCCGCCGCCAAATTCGAAGAATATCTGAAATGGAAAGAAGAAGAAGCCAAATCTCCATCACTCAATCCATTCAAACTTGACCCAGAATTAACTTTCATGAGAGAAATGGAAAGACTTGCTCTTTTATCTCCGGAAGGATTAGATGAACTCCGGCAGAAACTCTACGCTTATCGTGCCGGAGATTTCTGGGTTCCCGCCGGCGGTGTTAAGAGAGAAGACATGGATATTCCACCTGTGAATACCATTCTCTTGGTGGGTTTTCATAATTCGGGAAAGAGTTCTCTTGTTAATCTCATGTACAGTGTTCTTGGCCGCACCGGCGTAATCCCATTTGCCCAGACATTATCCG GAAATGGTTCGAGACAAATGGCACCTACATTGGAAGAACATAACGTATTGAGATCAATGAGGAGTGGTTTCTGCGTTTACGACAGTGCAGGATTCGATTACGACGAGGTTAACGAATTCACCGGAGAAATGTGGGATTGGATGATCGACGGCGTTTACCACCGAGAACCCTTGAAGAAACTCGAAGATGAAAGCCACAACCGTCACCATCCATGGAAGAAAATGGAATCAGATTTCAACATCTCATTAACTTCATCAACTCCAAAATTCGCAAAAAGAAGGGTTACATTCGTTATGGTGGTGGCTAACCTATTTGAAATCAATAAAGCTATTAAGTCCGGTGATCGTCAACCATTGGAGGCTGTTCGTCAAATCTTCTGTTCACCCGCCATTCGAAAATGCA ATGAGAATCCTTTGTTGATCTTGACACATGGAGATGAGGTGGGGTGTGAGGATAGGATAAACGCGAGATTGAAGATTTGCGATTATTTGGAGATATCGGAGGCGACTGGAGTTTATGATATTGTGTGTTTGACTGAATATGGGTTTCTTCCTGATGAATCGGATTTGATAACTGCATATTCAGTTACAGAAGCTATTTATAGATCGTTAATGGTGGCTGATAGGGGACATCTTCCTAAGAGGAAGATTAAGGATAAGATGATATTGGTTTTGGCTTGGTTTATGGGTTTGCTTGGGGCTTTCTTTGGTCTATTGGCTCGATCTTTTTCGGCTTTGAGTTCTAGGTATTAA